A window from Primulina eburnea isolate SZY01 chromosome 2, ASM2296580v1, whole genome shotgun sequence encodes these proteins:
- the LOC140823104 gene encoding root phototropism protein 2-like, which yields MATRRRNSCSDFPLSKQRSGHWVISQEIPADVVVEVGEDHFPLHKVMLVSKSNYIRRLILESKDTDLARIELSVMPGGPEIFETVVKFCYGVDFEITVQNVAALWCAAEYLQMNEKYSENNLTSLSESFLSEVALTSLSGAILVLKSCEDLLPVAEELKLVQRCVEVISSKACVEAKFPSRSPPNWWIKELLILDVTFFGKIMDSMKGRGAKALTMSSCLMTYTEKSLHDHVRDHSGNGIKSLNSGEPDIRTQKQREVLESIVALLPSGTLSFPPNFLCFLLRAAIFLRADAHSKKDLEKRISAILDHAKVDDLFVLSCTYDGERLCDLETVRRIISGFVDKENSIAVFNAGDLREVCSVAMKKVAKTVDAYLAEIATYGELTVSKFNGIANLLPKAARKVDDDLYRAVDIYLKAHANLDEIEREKVCGVMDIYRLSYEARVHASENKRLPVPVAQQALCYDQLELRSSIDDKKTEDAWTKRDPTHNDASLAEENELLRMELLEMKIYLSDVQKNLQGTSTPDEKVKKRTFVSEKLRKLNILKKDTSNGDGGKEDSAKPKKSFYRRLCREI from the exons ATGGCCACCCGCCGCAGGAACAGTTGCAGCGACTTTCCTCTTTCGAAACAGAGAAGTGGACACTG GGTGATTTCTCAAGAAATCCCGGCTGATGTTGTTGTTGAAGTAGGGGAAGACCACTTCCCTCTTCACAAG GTTATGCTTGTGTCGAAGAGCAATTACATAAGACGGCTGATTCTTGAATCGAAAGATACGGATTTAGCAAGAATAGAACTTTCGGTCATGCCCGGGGGGCCTGAAATATTTGAAACGGTAGTGAAATTTTGTTACGGTGTCGATTTCGAAATCACGGTACAGAATGTGGCTGCCCTCTGGTGTGCGGCTGAATATTTACAGATGAACGAAAAGTATTCTGAGAATAATCTCACTAGCCTGTCGGAGAGTTTCTTGTCGGAGGTAGCGCTGACGAGTTTATCAGGGGCTATCCTCGTCTTGAAATCGTGTGAAGATCTTCTTCCAGTTGCTGAGGAACTCAAACTAGTCCAAAGATGTGTTGAGGTGATCAGTTCCAAG GCATGTGTTGAAGCGAAATTTCCGAGCCGTTCGCCACCAAATTGGTGGATAAAAGAGCTATTAATCTTAGATGTAACCTTCTTTGGAAAGATCATGGATTCAATGAAGGGTAGAGGTGCAAAGGCCTTAACTATGTCTAGTTGTCTAATGACTTATACAGAGAAATCACTTCATGATCATGTTCGTGATCACTCCGGGAACGGTATTAAATCACTAAATTCGGGTGAACCTGATATCCGAACCCAGAAGCAGCGTGAAGTTCTTGAGTCCATAGTGGCTCTCTTGCCCTCAGGAACGCTCTCTTTCCCTCCAAACTTCTTGTGCTTTCTTCTGAGGGCCGCGATTTTCTTGAGGGCAGATGCTCATTCCAAAAAGGACCTCGAGAAAAGAATATCGGCCATCTTAGATCATGCAAAAGTAGATGATCTTTTTGTACTTTCGTGTACATATGACGGCGAGAGATTGTGTGATCTCGAGACCGTGAGAAGGATCATATCTGGATTTGTGGATAAAGAGAACAGTATTGCGGTCTTTAATGCCGGAGACTTGAGAGAAGTGTGTTCTGTTGCTATGAAGAAAGTTGCAAAGACTGTTGATGCGTACCTCGCGGAGATAGCGACTTATGGTGAACTTACTGTTTCGAAATTTAACGGGATTGCCAATTTGCTGCCTAAAGCAGCTCGGAAGGTCGACGATGATCTTTACCGAGCTGTTGATATATACTTGAAG GCACACGCAAATCTAGACGAGATCGAGCGAGAGAAAGTGTGCGGTGTAATGGATATATACAGGCTATCATACGAAGCCCGAGTTCACGCATCGGAAAATAAGCGTTTGCCCGTGCCGGTAGCCCAGCAAGCATTGTGCTACGATCAGCTCGAGCTAAGAAGTAGCATTGACGATAAAAAAACAGAAGATGCATGGACTAAAAGAGATCCAACACACAACGATGCGTCTCTTGCTGAAGAGAATGAATTACTGAGAATGGAATTACTTGAGATGAAAATATATCTATCCGATGTGCAAAAGAATCTGCAGGGGACTTCGACACCCGATGAGAAAGTCAAGAAGCGGACATTTGTGTCGGAGAAACTTCgaaaattgaatattttgaagAAGGATACTTCCAATGGAGATGGCGGAAAGGAAGATTCCGCCAAGCCCAAGAAAAGTTTCTATCGCCGTTTGTGCCGAGAAATTTAG